In Methanosphaera sp., a single window of DNA contains:
- the lysS gene encoding lysine--tRNA ligase, whose translation MTKHWTERIAEELYKQGKDEYIVGSGTSISGSIHIGNSCDVFIANAISKELRKLGANSKTLWIADDYDPLRKVPYPLPESYEKYLGQPYYEIPCPEGCCDNFVEHFQKPFTSTLDQFDIEELEIKSGAQMYKSGAYIEATKIALENADRIREIFNQYREHPLKEDWLPYNAICSECGRLNTTEAYDYDGVNVKYRCQCGHEGEVDYTKAEGKLTWRVEWAARWKILNIVCEPFGKDHAASGGSYDVSKIISEEIFDYPAPFPVPYEWITLDGDAMSKSKGVFFSPDAWLKIAKPETLNYYIFRNKPLKPKDFTPKMGFLDLMDQYDRMERITYGEEEASNEKEKEKLSKIYEVSQLGEMAEEMPFQASYRFLSVAYQIANGDEAKVYEILKKNNQLQSRLADVEFDELNDTDRTDFIARLGYIKNWLDTYAPKFVKFQVMKKMPRLELADDQKEFLSQLADVLENETFDNDVAFHDRMYEVLEALEMKPQKAFQAIYKTIIGKKQGPRAASFVLSLDKDFVIKRFRFEE comes from the coding sequence ATGACTAAACATTGGACAGAAAGAATAGCTGAGGAGTTATATAAACAAGGTAAAGATGAATATATAGTAGGTAGTGGAACATCTATTTCAGGATCAATACACATAGGAAACAGTTGTGATGTATTTATAGCAAATGCTATAAGTAAGGAGTTAAGAAAACTTGGAGCAAACTCTAAGACATTATGGATTGCTGATGATTATGATCCTCTACGTAAAGTACCATATCCATTACCTGAATCATATGAAAAATATCTAGGACAGCCATACTATGAAATTCCATGTCCAGAAGGATGTTGTGACAACTTTGTAGAACACTTCCAAAAACCTTTCACATCAACACTTGATCAGTTTGATATTGAAGAACTTGAAATTAAAAGTGGAGCTCAAATGTATAAAAGTGGAGCATATATAGAAGCTACAAAAATTGCACTTGAAAATGCTGATCGTATCCGTGAAATATTTAATCAATACAGAGAACATCCTCTTAAAGAAGATTGGCTTCCATATAATGCAATATGTTCTGAGTGTGGTCGTTTAAATACAACAGAAGCATATGATTATGATGGAGTAAATGTAAAATACAGATGTCAATGTGGACATGAAGGAGAAGTAGATTATACAAAAGCTGAAGGAAAACTCACATGGAGAGTTGAATGGGCTGCAAGATGGAAAATCCTAAATATTGTATGTGAACCATTTGGAAAAGATCACGCAGCAAGTGGTGGATCATACGATGTAAGTAAAATTATATCAGAAGAAATATTTGATTATCCTGCACCATTCCCAGTACCATATGAATGGATCACACTTGATGGTGATGCAATGAGTAAATCAAAAGGAGTATTCTTCTCACCTGATGCATGGCTTAAAATTGCAAAACCTGAAACATTAAACTACTACATCTTCAGAAACAAACCATTAAAACCAAAAGATTTCACACCAAAAATGGGATTCCTTGACTTAATGGATCAATATGATAGAATGGAAAGAATCACCTATGGTGAAGAAGAAGCAAGTAATGAAAAAGAAAAAGAAAAACTTTCAAAAATCTATGAAGTTTCACAACTTGGAGAAATGGCTGAAGAAATGCCATTCCAGGCATCATACAGATTCTTATCTGTTGCATATCAAATTGCAAATGGTGATGAAGCAAAAGTTTATGAAATTCTTAAAAAGAACAATCAACTACAATCAAGACTTGCTGATGTTGAATTTGATGAATTAAATGATACAGATCGCACAGATTTCATTGCAAGACTTGGATATATCAAAAACTGGCTTGATACATACGCACCTAAATTTGTTAAATTCCAAGTTATGAAGAAAATGCCACGTCTTGAACTTGCAGATGATCAGAAAGAGTTCCTCTCACAACTTGCAGATGTTCTTGAAAATGAAACATTTGATAATGATGTAGCATTCCACGATAGAATGTATGAAGTTCTTGAAGCTCTTGAAATGAAACCACAAAAAGCATTCCAGGCTATTTATAAAACCATTATTGGTAAAAAACAAGGACCTAGAGCTGCATCATTTGTTCTTTCACTTGATAAGGACTTTGTTATTAAAAGATTCAGATTTGAAGAATAA
- a CDS encoding heavy metal-binding domain-containing protein yields MFEKLFNKKTGIHLFAIIIGTIAGLLSVEVCLRFNLALFGFNICIILSPVIAGFVETVLARYFTQQTSGAISAIILFIVTNIIGWFFPANPIKFNIFTVGGLLLMIQAAFPLTINCILIGVLLFIVNNIGRCISWIRRKLNLSGRSNVIEFNAIDDIKDEYNILIFNEDNGIDIKKYLGMIVVEDIIEFEERSKSEVMDYIGSSLDDKMKIKHDDYLKAKDFIINELKKKAHDIGANAIVNLKVEYTNYNQQLPPDMLIIAYGTAVIIDEKYL; encoded by the coding sequence ATGTTTGAAAAGTTATTTAATAAGAAAACTGGAATTCATCTTTTTGCAATTATTATAGGAACAATTGCAGGACTGCTTTCTGTTGAGGTATGTCTTAGATTTAATTTAGCATTGTTTGGATTTAATATTTGTATTATTTTATCTCCTGTTATTGCAGGATTTGTTGAAACTGTACTTGCACGTTATTTTACACAACAGACATCTGGTGCTATAAGTGCTATTATTTTATTTATTGTTACAAATATTATTGGATGGTTTTTCCCGGCAAATCCTATTAAATTTAATATTTTTACAGTTGGTGGACTTCTTCTTATGATCCAGGCAGCATTTCCTCTTACAATAAATTGTATTCTTATTGGTGTTCTTCTTTTTATTGTTAATAATATTGGACGTTGTATTTCATGGATTCGTCGTAAGCTTAATTTATCAGGGCGTAGTAATGTTATTGAATTTAATGCTATTGATGATATTAAAGATGAGTATAATATCTTAATTTTTAATGAAGATAATGGTATTGATATTAAAAAGTATCTTGGTATGATTGTTGTTGAAGATATTATTGAATTTGAGGAACGTTCAAAAAGTGAAGTTATGGATTATATTGGAAGTTCTCTTGATGATAAGATGAAAATTAAGCATGATGATTATCTTAAGGCTAAGGATTTTATTATTAATGAATTGAAAAAAAAGGCACATGATATAGGTGCTAATGCTATTGTTAATCTTAAAGTTGAATATACTAATTATAATCAACAACTTCCACCTGATATGCTGATAATTGCATATGGAACTGCTGTTATTATTGATGAGAAATATCTTTAA
- a CDS encoding ferredoxin family protein — translation MLKINQDHCLGCGACVIVCPVNEQICPEITGGNGPDTTDVIMLVENGVIKLFHPEKCQECMICNKTCPTKAIYHGSE, via the coding sequence ATGTTAAAAATCAATCAAGATCACTGTCTAGGATGTGGAGCATGCGTAATAGTATGTCCTGTAAATGAGCAGATCTGTCCTGAAATAACAGGTGGAAATGGACCTGATACAACAGATGTAATAATGCTTGTTGAAAATGGAGTAATAAAACTCTTCCATCCTGAAAAATGTCAAGAATGTATGATATGTAATAAAACCTGTCCAACAAAAGCAATATATCATGGAAGTGAATAG
- the nrdD gene encoding anaerobic ribonucleoside-triphosphate reductase yields the protein MMKDPETIQDTYNLNDIYVMKNDGIKEKFSYEKLVKSCIMINIPLGLAEKIAYKVSKEAHEDMTTKEIKNKIYNFLKDENETLADKYYNYNTLRVRTARDTIEPFDKSKIVNTLVQETQTTPKLANKIANEVYKELKKLELDYLTAPIIREMVNTKLTENGLESLRRKYTRLGMPVYNITNLIEAGNKDNANMMHNPETIHKYVADESLKQYALLNILPHNLADAHMNGTIHIHDLEFFAGRPINCLQHDLRQFIRYGLKVDGTGDHTSVAGAPNHIETLMNHSGEIMLAAQQNMSGGQAMSLWNVFVAPFAVGLPYEKIKQAVEMLIFNLNMAYAARGGQVPFTSIGLEFTVPDFLKNEPAYGSGGKVVGVYGDFEKEVRLLQRAFTEALIKGDSEGKPHLFPNTIYYLRKECLTPEFEEDINRVHYLSAKFGTAYFINMLPDYMGNMANYMGCRTRLSDNWTGDWEKDCLRTGNLAYVTMNLPRIGYDARDENEIFDYLDDYMQISQDVLMLRRQRALKCLNDYKILPFLTQKMGEDPYYMVDNSTLSFGFVGLNEMLLAQTGAGLEDPSSNKLGLKVIKYINERVDELKDETHLRWGVIQTPAESTAYRFATMDRERYPDQVICNGDSDASYYTNSSHVPVDTAMSLPEKIKIESEYHPLTQGGHIFHAFMGESYSDPDSLMSLTNKITRKTDIGFWAYSSALSFCINCKTLMKGLQTTCTHCGETRNVEWYDRITGYVQQVGHAESSSGGWNAGKKQELMDRKRWETQ from the coding sequence ATGATGAAAGATCCTGAAACCATACAAGATACATACAATCTAAACGACATATATGTAATGAAAAACGATGGTATAAAAGAAAAATTCAGCTACGAAAAACTAGTAAAATCCTGTATAATGATAAACATTCCACTAGGACTAGCTGAAAAAATAGCATACAAAGTGTCCAAAGAAGCACACGAAGATATGACAACAAAGGAAATAAAAAATAAAATATACAACTTCCTTAAAGATGAAAACGAAACACTAGCAGACAAATACTACAACTACAACACACTACGTGTAAGAACAGCAAGAGACACAATAGAACCATTCGACAAATCAAAAATCGTAAACACACTCGTTCAAGAAACACAAACAACACCAAAACTTGCAAATAAAATAGCAAACGAAGTATACAAAGAACTTAAAAAACTAGAACTAGACTACCTAACAGCACCAATAATAAGAGAAATGGTAAACACCAAACTCACAGAAAACGGACTTGAATCACTAAGACGCAAATACACAAGACTAGGAATGCCAGTATACAACATAACAAACCTAATTGAAGCAGGAAACAAAGACAATGCAAACATGATGCATAACCCTGAAACAATCCACAAATACGTAGCAGATGAATCACTAAAACAATACGCACTACTTAACATCTTACCACACAATCTTGCAGATGCACACATGAATGGAACAATCCACATACACGACCTTGAATTCTTTGCAGGAAGACCAATAAACTGTCTCCAACACGACCTAAGACAATTCATAAGATATGGATTAAAAGTAGATGGAACAGGAGATCACACAAGTGTAGCAGGAGCACCAAATCATATTGAAACACTCATGAACCACTCAGGAGAAATAATGCTTGCAGCACAGCAAAACATGAGTGGAGGACAAGCAATGAGTCTATGGAACGTATTTGTAGCACCATTTGCTGTAGGACTTCCATATGAAAAAATAAAACAAGCAGTAGAAATGCTTATATTCAACCTCAACATGGCATATGCAGCACGTGGAGGACAAGTACCATTTACAAGTATAGGACTTGAATTCACAGTACCAGATTTCCTTAAAAATGAACCAGCATACGGATCTGGAGGAAAAGTAGTAGGAGTATATGGAGACTTTGAAAAAGAAGTAAGACTTCTCCAAAGAGCATTTACAGAAGCATTAATTAAAGGAGATTCAGAAGGAAAACCACACCTTTTCCCTAACACAATCTACTACCTAAGAAAAGAATGTCTAACACCAGAATTTGAAGAAGACATAAACCGTGTACACTACCTATCAGCTAAATTTGGAACAGCATACTTCATAAACATGCTACCAGACTACATGGGAAACATGGCAAACTACATGGGATGTCGTACAAGACTTTCAGATAACTGGACAGGTGACTGGGAAAAAGACTGTCTTAGAACAGGAAACCTCGCATATGTAACAATGAACCTACCAAGAATAGGATACGATGCAAGAGATGAAAATGAAATATTTGACTATCTTGATGATTACATGCAAATATCACAAGATGTACTCATGCTAAGACGTCAAAGAGCACTTAAATGTCTAAATGACTACAAAATCTTACCATTCCTTACACAGAAAATGGGAGAAGATCCATACTACATGGTAGATAACAGTACATTATCATTTGGATTTGTAGGACTTAATGAAATGCTTCTTGCACAAACAGGAGCAGGACTAGAAGATCCAAGTTCAAACAAACTCGGACTTAAAGTAATAAAATACATCAATGAAAGAGTAGATGAACTTAAAGATGAAACACACCTAAGATGGGGAGTAATCCAAACACCAGCAGAAAGTACAGCATACAGATTTGCAACAATGGATCGTGAAAGATACCCAGATCAAGTAATATGTAATGGTGATAGTGATGCTTCATACTACACAAACAGTAGTCACGTACCTGTAGATACAGCAATGAGTCTTCCTGAAAAAATAAAAATAGAATCAGAATACCATCCATTAACACAAGGTGGACACATATTCCATGCATTTATGGGAGAATCATACAGTGACCCTGACAGTTTAATGAGTCTTACAAATAAAATTACAAGAAAAACAGATATTGGATTCTGGGCATACAGTAGTGCATTAAGTTTCTGTATCAACTGTAAAACATTAATGAAAGGACTTCAAACAACCTGTACACACTGTGGAGAAACAAGAAATGTGGAATGGTATGACCGTATAACAGGATATGTACAACAAGTAGGTCATGCAGAAAGTTCATCCGGTGGATGGAATGCAGGTAAAAAACAAGAATTAATGGACAGAAAAAGATGGGAAACTCAATAG
- the thiC gene encoding phosphomethylpyrimidine synthase, with translation MTQMLEAMKGNITDAMKAVAADEKLDPEYIRKMVAKGYIAIPDNNQRETVAVGIGENLRTKVNATIGTSTDINDLDMELEKAKIAEEAGADTLMELSIGGDLDNIRRTVLKNTDKPVGSVPIYQTAVEAIEKDGSAITMDPDDMLKNIEKQAKDGIDFMAIHCSVNRETLKRLKRQGRKGGLVSRGGSFISSWMVHNDCENPLYENYDQVLDIVEEYDVCLSMANAMRAGALTDSTDRAQIQELIVLGELVDRARERGVQTIVEGPGHIPINEIETNINIQKKMCRNAPFYMLGPIVTDIAPAYDHIVSAIGAAQCARYGANFICYVTPAEHLALPGPEDVREGVIATRIGAHAGDLAIDLERFGEEDILMADARKELNWEEQYKHALWPEDARAIRDKRPPEADDTCTMCGNYCAIKIVNQWLDKADKDAFDN, from the coding sequence ATGACACAAATGTTAGAAGCTATGAAAGGAAACATTACAGATGCTATGAAAGCTGTAGCTGCAGATGAAAAATTAGATCCTGAATACATCAGAAAAATGGTTGCAAAAGGATACATTGCAATACCTGATAACAATCAGAGAGAAACTGTAGCAGTTGGTATAGGTGAAAACTTAAGAACAAAAGTTAACGCAACAATCGGAACATCAACTGATATTAACGACCTTGACATGGAACTTGAAAAAGCAAAAATTGCAGAAGAAGCAGGTGCAGATACACTTATGGAATTAAGTATCGGTGGAGATCTTGACAACATAAGAAGAACAGTACTTAAAAACACAGACAAACCTGTAGGAAGCGTACCTATCTACCAAACAGCTGTAGAAGCAATTGAAAAAGATGGATCAGCTATCACAATGGACCCAGATGATATGCTTAAAAACATCGAAAAACAAGCAAAAGATGGTATCGACTTTATGGCTATCCACTGTTCTGTAAACCGTGAAACATTAAAAAGACTCAAAAGACAAGGACGTAAAGGTGGACTTGTAAGTAGAGGAGGATCATTCATATCCTCATGGATGGTACACAACGACTGTGAAAACCCATTATATGAAAACTACGACCAAGTTTTAGATATTGTAGAAGAATACGATGTATGTTTAAGTATGGCAAATGCTATGAGAGCAGGAGCACTTACAGACTCCACAGACAGAGCTCAAATACAAGAACTAATTGTACTTGGTGAATTAGTAGACAGAGCAAGAGAAAGAGGAGTTCAAACCATCGTAGAAGGTCCAGGACACATCCCAATTAATGAAATTGAAACAAACATCAACATACAAAAGAAAATGTGTAGAAACGCACCATTCTACATGCTCGGTCCTATTGTAACAGATATTGCACCAGCATACGACCACATAGTATCTGCTATCGGAGCAGCACAATGTGCAAGATACGGAGCAAACTTCATATGTTACGTAACACCAGCAGAACACCTTGCATTACCAGGTCCTGAAGATGTAAGAGAAGGAGTAATTGCTACAAGAATCGGAGCTCACGCAGGAGACCTTGCAATTGATCTCGAAAGATTCGGAGAAGAAGACATTCTCATGGCAGATGCAAGAAAAGAACTTAACTGGGAAGAACAATACAAACACGCACTCTGGCCAGAAGATGCAAGAGCTATCAGAGATAAAAGACCACCTGAAGCAGATGATACCTGTACAATGTGTGGTAACTACTGTGCAATTAAAATCGTAAATCAATGGTTAGATAAAGCTGACAAAGACGCTTTCGATAACTAG
- a CDS encoding TrkA family potassium uptake protein, whose amino-acid sequence MYVIIVGAGRVGLNLANSLIKQGITVTLIENDENKSEEVANEVNAMVIHGDATSIQILEDADISEADVFVAATGHDTVNLLTSVLSQKYTNIQKRIARVNDLEHVEAFNRAGIQITVSPESTVATYLERIITRPKIADLIVLGRGTTELLDLKIENKDLFGEYVLDHSPTENFIVCAVYDEDNELIIPQKDTKFSENQKISVLTKSDYVDEVTKFFAS is encoded by the coding sequence ATGTATGTAATCATTGTAGGAGCAGGAAGAGTAGGATTAAACCTTGCAAATTCACTAATAAAACAGGGAATAACAGTTACTCTTATTGAAAATGATGAAAATAAATCAGAAGAAGTTGCAAATGAAGTAAATGCAATGGTAATTCATGGAGATGCAACATCAATACAAATACTTGAAGATGCAGATATTAGTGAAGCAGACGTATTTGTAGCAGCAACAGGACATGATACAGTAAATCTTCTAACATCAGTACTTAGCCAGAAATATACAAATATTCAAAAAAGAATTGCAAGAGTAAATGACCTTGAACATGTAGAAGCATTTAACAGGGCAGGAATTCAAATTACAGTAAGTCCAGAATCAACAGTTGCAACATATCTTGAACGTATCATAACCAGACCAAAAATTGCAGATCTCATAGTTCTTGGACGTGGAACAACAGAACTTCTTGATCTTAAAATTGAAAATAAGGATTTGTTTGGAGAATATGTTCTTGACCACAGCCCTACTGAAAACTTCATAGTATGTGCTGTATATGATGAAGATAATGAATTAATAATACCTCAAAAAGATACAAAATTCAGTGAAAATCAGAAAATATCAGTACTTACAAAGTCAGACTATGTAGATGAAGTAACAAAATTCTTTGCATCATAA
- a CDS encoding carbohydrate kinase family protein, producing MANTDLLVIGHTCFDYIMQVKQFSKVNTSARVNKMDRLYGGAAGNVAVIAAKLGLDVELISCIGKDFKNSDYEDQLKQNNVEISNMILDENLNTPTAFVLTDPDDQQMFYFYWGAAEKYETTPVPEDAILNAEALHIATGDPEFNIKSAKFAYENDKLVSFDPGQDLNLYSTKNLEEIIANCNILFGNEHEIDCICDLMEKNIDELIEYGPEIIVKSLGEKGSIIYVDGEDPVEIDPVVVDAQDPTGAGDSYRAAFLVQYIRGNDIRYSGEFASTVASYIVQAQGTQTNIPTTEQALEKMNDSFNN from the coding sequence ATGGCAAATACAGATTTACTAGTAATAGGACATACATGCTTTGATTATATCATGCAGGTAAAACAGTTTTCAAAAGTAAATACATCAGCAAGAGTTAATAAAATGGATCGTTTATATGGTGGAGCAGCAGGAAATGTAGCAGTTATTGCAGCAAAACTTGGTCTTGATGTAGAACTTATCTCATGTATAGGAAAAGATTTCAAAAACAGTGACTATGAAGATCAATTAAAACAAAACAATGTTGAAATTTCAAACATGATCCTAGATGAAAATCTTAACACACCAACAGCATTTGTTCTAACAGATCCTGATGATCAACAAATGTTCTACTTCTACTGGGGAGCAGCAGAAAAATATGAAACAACACCAGTTCCAGAAGATGCAATACTTAATGCAGAAGCACTACACATTGCAACAGGAGATCCTGAATTTAATATAAAATCAGCAAAATTTGCATATGAAAATGATAAACTTGTATCATTTGATCCAGGACAAGATTTAAACTTATATTCAACAAAAAACTTAGAAGAAATAATAGCAAACTGTAACATTCTCTTTGGAAATGAACATGAAATTGACTGTATTTGTGATTTAATGGAAAAAAATATTGATGAATTAATAGAATATGGTCCTGAAATTATAGTAAAAAGTCTTGGAGAAAAAGGAAGTATAATCTATGTTGATGGAGAAGATCCAGTAGAAATTGATCCAGTAGTAGTAGATGCACAAGATCCAACAGGAGCAGGAGATTCATACCGTGCAGCATTCCTTGTACAATACATACGTGGAAATGATATACGATATAGTGGAGAGTTTGCATCAACTGTTGCATCATACATTGTACAAGCACAAGGAACACAGACAAATATTCCAACAACAGAACAAGCACTTGAAAAAATGAATGATTCATTTAATAACTAA
- a CDS encoding LysR family transcriptional regulator, translated as MKDMKLSMYIKDVLFDYKFFETLDAINKTHSQRAAAKSLGISHSVLNRRIINAEAKLNESLVCVSRGGSYLSDFAFNVLDEYETYSLRLNDFDGDITVAGGPISCEFLKALAIGYNLDNIRVIETDIDTAYDLANRGMVDILGFDDPVQAYIYDIEPVALGRDFLSLVAHENESFTSIYDLDGLSFIEVENSAQRLVWNSLVDYDVNFDIVGSVHSFHEALKITEGDENIYTFINNSMSYRSQPTFDILKQHTSHIISALNVKNDSLVESFLNFASHNAQNTTVDFGFKHLLE; from the coding sequence ATGAAAGACATGAAATTAAGTATGTATATTAAAGATGTTTTATTTGATTATAAGTTCTTTGAAACTTTAGATGCAATTAATAAAACTCATTCTCAGCGTGCTGCTGCAAAGTCTCTTGGAATTTCTCATTCTGTTCTTAATAGACGTATTATTAATGCTGAGGCAAAACTTAATGAGAGTCTTGTTTGTGTATCACGTGGTGGATCATATCTTAGTGATTTTGCATTTAATGTTCTTGATGAATATGAAACTTATAGTCTTAGGCTTAATGATTTTGATGGTGATATTACAGTTGCAGGAGGTCCTATTAGTTGTGAATTTCTAAAGGCTCTTGCTATTGGTTATAATCTTGATAATATTCGTGTTATTGAAACTGATATTGACACAGCATATGATCTTGCAAATCGTGGTATGGTTGATATTTTAGGTTTTGATGATCCTGTTCAAGCATATATTTATGATATTGAACCTGTTGCTCTTGGTCGTGATTTTCTTAGTCTTGTTGCACATGAGAATGAAAGTTTTACATCAATTTATGATCTTGATGGTTTGTCTTTTATTGAAGTTGAAAATTCTGCTCAACGTCTTGTATGGAATAGTCTTGTTGATTATGATGTTAATTTTGATATTGTAGGAAGTGTCCATTCATTTCATGAGGCTTTAAAGATTACTGAAGGTGATGAAAACATCTATACTTTTATAAATAATAGTATGTCCTATAGATCACAGCCTACATTTGATATATTAAAACAACATACCAGTCATATTATTAGTGCTTTGAATGTTAAAAATGATAGTTTAGTTGAAAGTTTTCTTAATTTTGCATCACATAATGCACAAAATACAACTGTTGATTTTGGTTTCAAACACTTACTTGAATAA
- a CDS encoding formate--phosphoribosylaminoimidazolecarboxamide ligase, with the protein MGKVKKSDIMEILDSYDKSDITIATLGSHTALHILRGAKQEGFKTAVVCEKGKEVPYERFGVADEFIFVDEYKDIVKEEVQEKLRSLNAIVVPHGSFVAYAGLSNVEDKFNVPMFGNRDILRWEAERDKEREMITKAEIRMPNKYDKPEDIDKAVMVKFPGARGGQGYFICSSFDEFNEKIDEMKARDWITDDDVKDAHIEEYVCGTNFCIHYFYSALNDEVEVLGMDSRYETNIDGIVRIPAQDQIEANLSPSYVVSGNHPVVIRESLLPKVFENGDKLVESAKELVAPGMNGPFCLQCLVNDDREIVIFEMSARIDGGTNSFMNGSAYSYIQFGEEMSMGRRISREIKNAIAQDKLDVIIT; encoded by the coding sequence ATGGGAAAAGTTAAAAAATCAGATATAATGGAAATTCTTGATAGTTATGATAAAAGTGATATAACAATTGCAACACTTGGAAGTCACACAGCACTTCACATTCTTCGTGGAGCAAAACAGGAAGGATTTAAAACAGCAGTTGTTTGTGAAAAAGGAAAAGAAGTACCATATGAAAGATTTGGTGTAGCTGATGAATTTATCTTTGTAGATGAATATAAAGATATTGTAAAAGAAGAAGTACAAGAAAAACTCAGAAGTCTTAATGCTATTGTTGTACCTCATGGATCATTTGTTGCATATGCAGGACTTAGTAATGTTGAAGATAAATTTAATGTTCCAATGTTTGGAAACCGTGACATTCTAAGATGGGAAGCAGAAAGAGACAAAGAAAGAGAAATGATTACAAAAGCAGAAATCAGAATGCCTAATAAGTATGATAAACCAGAAGACATTGATAAAGCTGTAATGGTAAAATTCCCTGGTGCACGTGGTGGACAAGGATACTTTATATGTTCAAGCTTTGATGAATTTAATGAAAAAATTGATGAAATGAAAGCAAGAGACTGGATTACAGATGATGATGTAAAAGATGCACATATTGAAGAATATGTATGTGGTACTAACTTCTGTATACACTACTTCTACTCAGCATTAAATGATGAAGTTGAAGTTCTTGGTATGGACAGCAGATATGAAACAAACATTGATGGTATTGTAAGAATTCCTGCTCAAGATCAAATTGAAGCAAACTTAAGTCCATCATACGTTGTAAGTGGAAACCATCCTGTTGTTATTCGTGAATCACTCCTTCCAAAAGTATTTGAAAATGGAGATAAATTAGTTGAAAGTGCAAAAGAACTTGTTGCTCCTGGAATGAATGGTCCTTTCTGTCTACAATGTCTTGTAAATGATGACCGTGAAATTGTTATCTTTGAAATGAGTGCAAGAATTGATGGTGGTACAAACAGTTTCATGAATGGATCAGCATACTCCTACATCCAGTTTGGTGAAGAAATGAGTATGGGTCGTAGAATTTCAAGAGAAATTAAAAATGCAATTGCTCAAGATAAACTTGATGTAATCATAACATAA